In the Helianthus annuus cultivar XRQ/B chromosome 11, HanXRQr2.0-SUNRISE, whole genome shotgun sequence genome, one interval contains:
- the LOC118483854 gene encoding uncharacterized protein LOC118483854, whose protein sequence is MGGKYSLNTLCIAESRDAGYSFFDIPASPPHTAAAGAGVLKEKVAPKEPAAPFAGPVRDPPLQKTVEATADRIFDTVDSSDNLISPDEGDGLNLRFSDAGKQKSDAEVRQQDAEPQKSPAGEKGSGSSAGYDGPPFQPGESELEYYYRTYCPGRSMVYHRPPWTVMQGDDISNDPAACREILGGLGTPFEVERARAAPRELRINQLSSMLVGTSIVANAILEDYKVLGRREEEATRMRAEAEKLVEAARVGAEQLEKDKAAFEKQKQTSEWAAAAQLKQVRTLAKLLADERKSWNEKMSNERKKWNASWAKQNDILFHARQELTNAKAANATLSQEKAAAEAISVKALQAKADALKALEEAKEAGARASKAHEEAAEKESRASKALEEANAERIRLGKVVESLQAEVQAREVAVTDLTARVSAAEKRADAAAEAKDALVSSFNQLEADREWLRTHGIARVSIHCLYIGLD, encoded by the exons ATGGGTGGGAAATACTCATTGAATACTCTTTGTAttgcagaatcccgagatgcGGGGTATTCTTTTTTCGACATCCCTGCGTCTCCTCCGCACACTGCTGCCGCGGGTGCGGGTGTTTTGAAGGAGAAGGTCGCGCCTAAGGAGCCTGCGGCCCCTTTTGCTGGGCCAGTTCGTGATCCCCCTTTGCAGAAGACGGTGGAGGCGACTGCTGACCGGATTTTTGACACTGTGGACTCCtcggacaatctgatctctcctgaTGAGGGTGACGGATTgaacttgaggttttcagatgccggtaagcagaagtctgatgctgaggtgcggcagcaggatgctgagccgcagaagtctcctgctggggagaaaggtagcggctcgtctgctggttatgacgggcctccatttcagcctggggagtctgaattggagtattattaccgcacctactgcccgggtcgcagtatggtgtatcaccgacccccctggactgttatgcagggggatgatatttctaacGACCCTGCGGCATGTagggagattttgggtggtctgggGACCCCGTTTGAAGTCGAGCGTGCCCGTGCCGCGCCCCGAGAGCTGCGTATTAACCAACTTTCATCGATGCTGGTGgggacttccattgtggctaatgccattttggaagattataaggtgctgggccgccgcgaggagGAGGCCACTCGTATGCGGGCGGAAGCAGAGAAGTTAGTCGAGGCTGCTCGTGtgggtgcggagcagctcgagaaAGACAAGGCTGCTTTTGAAAAGCAGAAACAGACTTCTGAATGGGCTGCCgctgcccagctgaaacaggtgcgtacccttgctaaacttcttgctgatgagcgcaaaagttggaatgaaaaaatgtccaatgagcgcaagaagtggaatgcatcatgggctaagcagaatgacattctgtttcatgctcggcaggagctgacaaatgccaaggcagcgaatgctaccttgagccaagagaaggctgcggctgaggccatttctgtGAAGGCactgcaggcgaaggccgacgccttgaaggcccttgaagaggccaaagaagccggggctcgtgcctcaaaggcccatgaagaggccgcagagaaggagagccgtgcttctaaggctcttgaagaggcgaatgcggagcgcattcgtttaggcAAAGTTGTTGAAAGCCTGCAG gctgaggttcaggcccgggaggtcgcagttacagaccttactgcccgcgtgtctgctGCGGAGAAGCGGGCCGACGCTgctgctgaggccaaggatgccttggtgtcctcttttaaccaactggaagctgaccgtgagtggttgcggactcacggcatcgcgcgtgtaagtatccatTGCCTTTACATTGGCTTGGATTAG
- the LOC110887592 gene encoding uncharacterized protein LOC110887592 → MATVQMAKDWNATYPQVGDTGADAPAGYITLWADFFNHGNLRLPVTVFVAEVLEYYHLHISQLSPFGMFRIRNFEYTFRAHGLPITVENFRRFYQLTVNTGFFSFTQRHGSLKLMTPPKGVTGWKKRFFYVKACAVYASMSFRNVDVGVSDEDIPVASAKTADWFSRLRPIELKKLDNDQLWILRMMLSRPDRKERPVLREQGGADAVGLWRMFEPDFKGQVELIAVELKKGFNLEILKNFRVPSKAVLEAPVPGDARGTSYVALVFSVYLFDWFC, encoded by the exons ATGGCCACTGTTCAGATGGCCAAAGACTGGAATGCTACTTACCCACAAgtgggggacaccggtgccgatgctccggccggttatataaccTTGTGGGCGGATTTTTTCAACCacggcaaccttaggttgccggtgacggtgtttgtggCGGAGGTATTGGAGTATTATCACCTCCATATCTCCCAGCTTAGTCCTTTCGGAATGTTCCGAATTCGGAATTTTGAGTACACATTCCGTGCCCATGGCCTGCCCATTACAGTAgagaatttccggcggttctaccagttgacggtgaacaccggttttttctcgtttactcaaaggcatgggagtctgaagttgatgacaccccctaagggtgtgacaggctggaagaagaggttcttctacgtgaaagcctgtgcggtctacgctagcatgtctttcaggaatgtcGATGTTGGAGTTTccgatgaagatattcctgttgcttcCGCGAAGACCGCGGACTGGTtttctaggctgcggcctattgaactcaagaagttggataatgaccaactgtggatattgcggatgatgctctcTAGACCGGATAGGAAGGAAAGGCCCGTGTTGCGGGAACAGGGTGGTG cggatgcggttggcttgtggaggatgTTCGAGCCTGATTTCAAGGGCCAGGTTGAACTGATTGCGGTTGAGCTGAAGAAGGGTTTCAACCTTGAAATTCTGAAGAACTTCCGCGTACCGTCGAAAGCGGTGCTGGAAGCCCCGGTTccgggagacgcaagaggtacgtcttacgtggcattagttttttcagtttatCTTTTTGACTGGTTCTGTTGA
- the LOC110889260 gene encoding U-box domain-containing protein 30, whose product MPECKKLLLNREGVDGQVLDLDTAVKDGVLGGGGVGFGGGFAEKLDLKNMIQELDLSEIPSVFICPISLEPMEDPVTLCTGQTYERSNILKWFGLGHFICPTTMQELWDDNLTPNNTLQKLIHTWFSQMYFRMKKRSEDVQGTACEILDTLKSVKGQARVQSLKDLRRVVTNHVIARKTVVDKGGVSLLSSLLGPYTSHAIGSEVVSILVQLELDSSSRLNLTQPAKISLMVDMLNEGSIETKINCTLLIRLLMDENDFRVEIVSSRSLLVALMRLVKDKRHPSGNIHGLNLIKSICSHERVRSLIVSTNAVPQLVELLPGFKHECLEQALFILDELSSVPEGKLALSECSTTIPNMVRVLMRVSERCTQHALSILWSICKLSPHECSSVAVDVGLAAKLLLVIQSGCDPSLKQQSAELLKLCSLNYSDSSFFSKCKLTRTIQ is encoded by the coding sequence atgcctGAGTGTAAAAAGTTGTTATTAAACAGAGAAGGGGTTGATGGGCAGGTGTTGGATCTGGATACAGCTGTTAAAGATGGGGTTTTGGGCGGTGGTGGAGTGGGATTTGGTGGTGGGTTTGCTGAGAAACTTGATCTGAAAAACATGATTCAAGAGTTGGATTTATCCGAGATCCCATCGGTCTTCATTTGTCCGATTTCGCTTGAACCGATGGAAGACCCGGTGACCCTTTGCACCGGGCAGACATACGAGCGGTCCAACATCTTGAAATGGTTCGGTTTAGGCCATTTCATATGCCCCACTACAATGCAGGAACTTTGGGATGATAATCTTACCCCAAACAACACTTTACAGAAACTAATTCACACTTGGTTCTCCCAAATGTACTTCCGAATGAAGAAGCGATCCGAAGATGTACAAGGGACCGCGTGTGAGATTCTCGACACCCTTAAATCCGTCAAGGGCCAGGCGCGTGTGCAATCGCTTAAAGACCTTCGACGAGTCGTTACAAACCATGTCATCGCACGGAAAACGGTTGTCGATAAAGGCGGAGTGAGTCTTTTATCATCCTTATTAGGTCCTTACACATCGCACGCGATTGGTTCCGAAGTGGTTTCGATTCTTGTTCAATTGGAACTAGATTCGTCTTCGAGGTTGAACCTAACGCAGCCCGCGAAGATATCGTTAATGGTCGACATGTTAAACGAAGGTTCGATCGAAACAAAGATCAATTGTACACTATTGATTCGACTTTTGATGGACGAAAACGATTTTCGAGTCGAGATAGTGTCGAGCCGGAGTTTACTCGTCGCGTTAATGCGACTAGTGAAAGATAAACGACACCCAAGCGGAAACATACACGGGTTAAACTTAATCAAATCGATATGCTCGCACGAACGAGTTCGAAGCTTGATCGTTAGCACGAACGCAGTCCCGCAATTAGTCGAATTGTTACCGGGTTTCAAACACGAGTGTTTAGAACAAGCCCTTTTCATTTTGGATGAATTATCGAGTGTCCCCGAAGGTAAACTCGCGTTAAGCGAGTGTTCAACCACCATACCGAATATGGTGCGAGTGTTGATGAGGGTTTCGGAAAGGTGCACGCAACATGCGTTGTCGATCTTATGGTCTATATGCAAGCTTTCACCGCACGAGTGTTCGTCGGTGGCTGTGGATGTCGGTCTTGCAGCGAAGTTATTGCTTGTTATACAGAGCGGTTGTGATCCGTCGTTGAAGCAACAATCGGCAGAGCTTTTGAAGCTGTGCAGCTTGAATTATTCCGATTCGAGTTTCTTCTCCAAATGCAAGCTTACGAGAACTATTCAGTGA